A single Endozoicomonas sp. NE40 DNA region contains:
- a CDS encoding TrmO family methyltransferase domain-containing protein → MNIVSIGTITTPYNTLAECPNNIDNTSGPLCELHLDDQYKAGIRGLKPGESIDILYWLHDSDRTVMQEKPHFRHDGEKLPGTFALRSPHRPNPIGLAKLTIVVIAEGKIMVRGLDCLNGTQIVDIKPSING, encoded by the coding sequence ATGAATATCGTTAGTATTGGCACAATTACTACCCCATACAACACTCTGGCAGAATGCCCAAACAATATTGATAACACTTCAGGCCCTTTGTGTGAGCTGCATCTTGACGATCAATATAAGGCAGGCATCAGAGGTTTGAAACCGGGAGAGAGTATCGACATTCTTTACTGGCTTCACGATTCCGACAGAACCGTTATGCAGGAAAAGCCGCATTTCCGTCATGATGGCGAAAAGCTGCCGGGAACCTTTGCATTGCGCTCGCCTCATCGACCAAACCCGATTGGTCTGGCAAAGCTGACCATTGTGGTTATTGCAGAGGGCAAGATTATGGTCAGGGGACTGGACTGCCTGAATGGCACTCAGATTGTTGATATTAAGCCTTCAATAAACGGATAG
- a CDS encoding helix-turn-helix domain-containing protein, with protein MLEVKKLPTGTLLDIENVKKTDGIESIEPHRHQYFEIFWVISGEGSHSIDFMNYPLCSGLIYFITPGQVHHVHDLPDGLYAISFCSSLISSDFRSQKILEQIFFNNRSYHPSISVDSRGKQALKKLLEILSTELGSPDCDNELINMLFTGFLRYLMRYQPVRDDIPKANDERMTFLLSLIDSHYTDRRNADFYADKLSLGSKRVNELSQKYFSKTVTQLIHEKILVEARRQLAFTTRTVKAISYDLGYQDVAYFSRFYKKATGESPQDFRHNWFRSSG; from the coding sequence ATGCTTGAGGTAAAAAAGCTGCCGACTGGAACCCTTCTTGATATAGAGAATGTGAAAAAAACGGACGGGATAGAGTCCATTGAGCCGCACCGGCATCAGTATTTTGAAATCTTCTGGGTAATATCAGGGGAAGGAAGCCACAGCATAGATTTTATGAATTATCCGCTTTGTAGCGGATTGATCTATTTCATCACTCCGGGTCAGGTGCATCATGTTCATGACTTGCCTGATGGCCTGTATGCGATCTCCTTTTGCTCAAGTCTGATCAGTTCCGATTTTCGTAGCCAGAAAATACTGGAGCAAATTTTTTTCAACAACCGTTCCTATCATCCGTCTATCTCCGTCGACAGCCGTGGCAAACAGGCTCTGAAAAAGTTACTGGAAATTTTGAGTACAGAGTTGGGCAGCCCGGACTGTGATAATGAGCTGATCAATATGTTGTTCACAGGCTTTTTACGCTACCTGATGCGCTATCAGCCGGTAAGGGATGATATTCCAAAAGCCAACGACGAAAGAATGACCTTCCTTTTGTCATTAATAGACAGTCACTACACAGATAGGAGGAATGCGGATTTTTATGCCGACAAACTGTCGTTAGGCAGTAAGCGGGTGAACGAACTAAGCCAGAAATATTTCAGCAAAACGGTTACTCAGCTCATTCATGAAAAAATCCTGGTCGAAGCCAGACGACAGTTAGCTTTTACTACCAGGACGGTAAAAGCTATCTCCTATGATCTTGGTTATCAGGATGTAGCCTATTTCAGTCGTTTTTATAAGAAAGCCACTGGCGAATCACCCCAGGACTTCAGGCACAACTGGTTCAGGAGTTCTGGGTAA